One genomic segment of Clostridium saccharoperbutylacetonicum N1-4(HMT) includes these proteins:
- a CDS encoding ABC transporter permease: protein MILNKRIFREFKENIARYLGLILLVLISSMLIVGFADSADSIIFTGEKAALENNLEDGEFYVNDELNSIALEKIRALGVTIEENFYVDYKIYDNQTIRIYKERKNINKISITQGSDLSYENQIVIDSHFGKSNNYKILSELTIQNKNYKIVGYGSAPDRTKILQKSSDILPNPKSFGIGFIREEEFKSLKNISYSYSYKLNGVSVDKVKNIVFNNSSVTEFIKTSDNSRAIGYLDDSRSNKNISIIIGIVLNIMSGFMISMSSISSIEEESPIVGALYSLGYVKKEILRHFMILPTVIVSIGSIIGTGLGFFIEKSIGEATIKNYVLPNIEGIFPLYLIAVGVVVPIIIVFLINYFIISRKLNSTPLQLLKREKKASKLNTIKINFFSFVTKFRLREFLREIRGNIILFGGIFISTFLLIFGVSINSAINEYIKEVQKETQYSYMYTLKLPIEIVESNNLEKCTIKNLSFNFEDINRDMDITLEGINEKSNFYSFSIAEDDPGIYISDSVKNKFHLNIGDTINLKDKSENKIITLKINGIVDYKSSLNIFMNRAQLNKLLKEDKAYFNGYLSNKELNINDDYVYSKTTAADTIKAAKSMTSGILPIVLILIVFSCVLFILSMYLLLKLMIDKSLSSISLVKIFGFNKKEINKLYLGSSLYTVFVSAMISIPLALKITRIIYPRAIANVQVYVSVILGVKDYCFIIFVIMFSYFICMILLRRHISSISLSEALKNRD from the coding sequence ATGATATTAAATAAGAGAATTTTCCGAGAATTTAAAGAAAATATAGCAAGATATTTAGGATTAATACTATTAGTTTTAATAAGTTCTATGTTAATAGTTGGATTTGCAGATTCGGCAGATTCTATTATATTTACAGGAGAAAAAGCTGCATTAGAAAATAATCTTGAAGATGGGGAATTTTATGTCAATGATGAATTAAATAGTATAGCCCTTGAAAAGATAAGAGCTTTGGGAGTCACAATAGAAGAAAATTTTTATGTAGATTATAAAATTTACGATAATCAAACAATTAGAATATATAAGGAAAGAAAAAATATAAATAAAATTTCAATAACTCAAGGCAGTGATTTGAGTTATGAAAATCAAATTGTTATAGATTCACATTTTGGAAAAAGTAATAACTATAAGATTTTAAGTGAATTAACTATTCAAAATAAAAATTATAAAATTGTTGGATATGGATCTGCTCCAGACCGTACGAAAATTCTTCAAAAGTCAAGTGATATACTCCCTAATCCAAAAAGTTTTGGTATTGGTTTTATTAGAGAGGAGGAGTTCAAAAGTCTAAAGAATATATCGTATTCTTACTCATATAAATTGAATGGAGTTTCAGTCGATAAGGTTAAGAATATAGTTTTCAATAATTCTAGTGTTACAGAATTTATTAAAACTTCTGATAATTCAAGAGCTATAGGGTATTTGGATGACAGCAGATCTAATAAAAATATATCAATAATAATTGGTATAGTGTTAAATATAATGAGCGGTTTTATGATTTCAATGTCTAGTATAAGTTCGATAGAAGAAGAAAGTCCAATAGTAGGAGCATTATATTCCTTAGGGTATGTAAAAAAAGAAATATTGAGACATTTTATGATTTTGCCTACAGTAATTGTGAGTATAGGTTCTATCATTGGAACAGGTTTAGGATTTTTTATAGAAAAATCAATAGGAGAAGCTACTATAAAAAACTATGTTCTTCCCAATATTGAAGGCATATTTCCTCTGTATTTGATTGCTGTAGGAGTAGTAGTTCCAATAATAATAGTGTTTTTAATTAACTATTTTATTATTTCTAGAAAACTTAACAGTACCCCACTTCAATTATTGAAAAGAGAAAAGAAGGCAAGTAAATTAAATACAATAAAAATAAATTTTTTTAGTTTTGTTACTAAGTTTAGATTAAGGGAATTTCTTAGAGAAATCAGAGGAAATATTATTTTATTTGGTGGAATTTTTATTTCAACTTTTTTGCTTATTTTTGGTGTTTCTATAAATTCAGCAATAAATGAGTACATAAAAGAAGTACAGAAAGAAACCCAATATAGTTATATGTATACTTTAAAGCTTCCAATTGAAATTGTAGAGAGTAATAATCTTGAAAAATGTACTATTAAAAATTTATCTTTTAACTTTGAAGACATTAATAGAGATATGGATATAACTTTAGAAGGGATTAATGAGAAATCAAATTTTTATTCCTTTAGCATAGCAGAAGATGATCCAGGTATATACATTTCGGATAGTGTAAAGAATAAATTTCATTTAAATATTGGAGATACAATTAATTTAAAGGATAAAAGTGAAAATAAAATAATTACTTTGAAGATAAATGGAATTGTAGATTATAAGTCATCACTCAATATATTCATGAATAGAGCTCAATTAAATAAATTATTAAAGGAGGATAAAGCTTATTTTAATGGGTATTTATCTAATAAAGAACTGAATATTAATGATGATTATGTATATTCAAAAACCACAGCAGCTGATACTATTAAAGCAGCTAAAAGTATGACTTCAGGTATATTACCAATAGTTTTAATTTTGATAGTATTTTCATGTGTTCTTTTTATTTTAAGCATGTATTTATTGTTGAAACTAATGATTGATAAAAGTCTATCGAGTATTTCTTTAGTTAAGATTTTTGGATTTAATAAAAAAGAAATAAATAAGTTGTATTTGGGAAGTTCCTTGTATACAGTATTTGTATCTGCAATGATTTCAATTCCTTTGGCTCTAAAAATTACAAGAATAATTTATCCACGTGCAATAGCAAATGTTCAAGTTTATGTTTCAGTCATACTTGGGGTAAAAGATTATTGTTTTATAATATTTGTAATAATGTTTTCGTATTTTATATGTATGATATTATTGAGAAGACATATTAGCTCCATATCATTAAGTGAAGCTCTTAAAAATAGGGATTAG
- a CDS encoding type II secretion system protein: protein MKKKKSAFTLLEMIITLAITVIIISIAGSMLMTGNKVFSDSDVKSTLQIEGQDIQEKLSDIGMQGIEITSEEPLIVKSYLKGNDTTPRYFKIGKNKNGNLIINQDIDSSCSDEANDQIISRNLKTLQTIVSDNGKSINFNIVLTRKQGFSNVDHEIKFTIYLRNKVS from the coding sequence ATGAAAAAGAAAAAAAGTGCATTTACTTTATTGGAAATGATAATTACCTTAGCAATTACAGTGATAATAATAAGTATTGCAGGAAGTATGCTTATGACAGGCAATAAAGTGTTTTCTGATTCAGATGTTAAATCTACTTTACAAATTGAAGGGCAGGATATCCAAGAGAAATTAAGTGATATAGGAATGCAAGGGATAGAAATTACTTCGGAAGAACCATTGATAGTAAAATCATATCTGAAAGGAAATGATACGACTCCAAGGTATTTTAAAATAGGAAAAAATAAAAATGGTAATTTGATAATAAATCAAGACATAGATTCAAGCTGTTCAGATGAAGCTAATGATCAAATCATTTCAAGGAATCTTAAAACATTACAGACAATAGTCAGTGATAATGGAAAGTCAATAAACTTTAATATTGTATTAACAAGGAAACAAGGTTTTAGTAATGTTGATCATGAAATCAAATTTACAATATATTTGAGAAATAAAGTTAGTTAA
- a CDS encoding ABC transporter ATP-binding protein — protein sequence MFLKVMDAQKAYGEGESKVQVLKGATFTLEESKICTILGPSGSGKSTLLNVIGGLEGIDVGEVNIDNILVSSLNSEELAAYRREKLGFIFQFYNLIPNLTVKENIEVCEYLTDDPLNKEELLASLGLLEHQDKFPRHLSGGQQQRTAIARALIKNPKLLLCDEPTGALDYKTSKEILELLESVNERYGTTMIIVTHNDAIKYMSHKVVKVRDGRIEEEYENDTIMKAKDITW from the coding sequence ATGTTTTTGAAAGTTATGGATGCTCAAAAAGCATATGGAGAAGGTGAAAGTAAGGTTCAAGTACTAAAAGGGGCAACTTTTACTTTAGAAGAAAGTAAAATATGCACTATTCTAGGTCCATCTGGCTCAGGGAAATCAACTTTATTAAATGTTATTGGAGGATTAGAGGGGATAGATGTAGGTGAAGTGAATATAGATAACATTTTGGTTTCTAGTCTTAATTCTGAGGAATTAGCGGCTTATAGAAGAGAAAAATTAGGATTTATATTTCAATTTTATAATCTAATACCTAATCTTACAGTTAAAGAAAATATTGAAGTGTGTGAATATCTTACAGATGATCCTTTAAATAAAGAAGAATTATTAGCAAGTTTGGGCTTATTAGAACATCAGGATAAATTTCCAAGGCATTTATCAGGGGGGCAACAGCAAAGAACAGCTATAGCAAGAGCACTTATTAAAAACCCTAAACTGTTACTTTGTGATGAACCAACTGGTGCTTTAGATTATAAGACGTCAAAGGAAATACTTGAACTTTTAGAATCAGTTAATGAAAGGTATGGTACGACTATGATTATAGTAACTCATAATGATGCCATTAAGTATATGTCTCATAAAGTTGTAAAAGTTAGAGACGGACGAATTGAAGAAGAATATGAAAATGATACTATAATGAAAGCCAAGGATATTACATGGTAG
- a CDS encoding DedA family protein: MDTLTYFIDVFLHLDKYLGTVINNYGVETYIILFIIIFLETGLVVTPFLPGDSLIFAAAAFAAMGMLNIYVLVTVLMVAAILGDTSNYEIGRLLGNKLIKSGKFIKKEHLDKTHKFYEKYGGKTIIFARFVPIVRTLAPFVAGIGEMNYKKFISFNAVGGILWVVLVSVCGYFFGNISVVKNNFSLVVIAIVLISIMPAVIEVLRSRTQK, translated from the coding sequence ATGGATACACTTACTTATTTTATTGATGTATTTTTACATCTTGATAAATATTTAGGAACTGTAATAAATAATTATGGAGTTGAAACATATATAATATTATTTATTATAATTTTTTTGGAAACAGGTTTAGTAGTAACACCATTTTTGCCAGGGGATTCTTTAATATTTGCAGCAGCAGCTTTTGCAGCAATGGGAATGCTTAATATATATGTGTTGGTAACAGTACTAATGGTTGCAGCAATTCTTGGAGATACATCAAATTATGAGATTGGAAGACTATTAGGAAATAAGCTGATTAAAAGTGGTAAGTTTATAAAGAAAGAGCATCTTGATAAGACTCATAAGTTTTATGAAAAATACGGTGGAAAGACAATTATTTTTGCTAGATTTGTACCTATAGTAAGAACCTTAGCTCCATTCGTAGCAGGAATAGGAGAAATGAATTATAAAAAGTTTATTTCATTTAATGCAGTTGGAGGAATTCTTTGGGTTGTATTAGTGTCTGTTTGTGGATATTTCTTTGGCAACATATCTGTTGTAAAGAATAATTTTTCTTTAGTTGTTATTGCAATAGTTCTTATTTCAATAATGCCAGCAGTAATTGAAGTTTTAAGAAGTAGAACTCAAAAATAG
- a CDS encoding vWA domain-containing protein, which translates to MRKTKSTTSIILTLFIVVGLISGMLIKVNATVSENTPDLNVEINQVTVNGQPAANNNAVTVNVNDELQFNYKVTPSNIAVKDVNVPTQKEVVLVLDTSGSMNADFNGNSTSSDKNRKITSLKNAAKSFIAKCTGKNNIKIGIVPYSYYAGYNNEIKELMNVATQNDVNELNSYIDNIKPDGATNQGDGLRVAGRMLSDGNSNAAAQKYLIFLTDGEPTATTFKNDSLPSYGLNEYASNVYTFRNGVVNRNNYYLQYNHNSEEDTIDAWRYNSYLGNYEVNCVTDFDEDTNLKYIDFNNSVIADIPTVYGKIVGQKLKNEVPNFHEATIAYGSSVVSGKTSSLKQVNDSMGGTLYSAKDSNTIDNIFNSLADEILQEYTIDSVNLNLKLPDLLEFTSDEVKFKFDGNYQVAPLDNIKYKLNSDKTTYIADPFYVSFKVKAKSPGVVNVGDTSTISYKNINGNITNAIMPITRVSIVNNQLPYINASLISPIPNSVSYPSQPIEVKYQITTEPFEYNLSAGPIDEAVFVVDLSKGMLKNPDGNNNNKWQIMQNWFTNIFLDGSTLSGQNIKFGVVGYNDSVKHPIENGNYDKLFDRVTDREALRTFLQEPNSTSHESIYPNENIDTRNIGLALKKADNLLQNKGQPNKNKAIVLINSGNVNYEQADIDLIKSRGYKIISVDLSADKDQNTSSNLKSIHSALQGSDDDYFKSRNDGGNFNFTQNDMQSVADRLKAGMSTKTLSIFGAKLNFDLGENFEAVSGLDGSGKVRTVTIPEIKYTLKHDDESGKDLWQQDPQSCEITFTIKPVAGKMGKLEFASDSQGDSVANLKNYISYNGLSNNLIKRHIETPVVNIIDQAVPMINANVVNPPSQAKLLNEIPLEYEVKPEKFNQSSVAKNIMFALDISKTTGNGNPKDEPQKIAEVKKALDANLKNSQINNASYGILTYSRNAIFEKYGLTNGLYPISTKLTATTNDAADHISVGENAAIQEFKNDFSQKYVVIISSGLSNSWKETTGLFTTSTVNNETIGEYNKIILDLSRIKSINEIGPDIQYIFNQISSAKSETSYSIPTKLKFHTNGKFSAISGLNKTSDSWYDVETPVFQVNYNLDGNGDYIPEKVPNIKFSVKASVTGTLKFGDSDGENSYDNKFAGAVFYENFSEQQIFNRISPLSIGINQDVKHGLYQNVDDGELSVVSGQAELARGATAKLAVGCDIASSNVDIKLQINSKIDAISDSNPIKVYKIVNGQLVEISGASYTLQGKSGDYDNYSINLPAGINSETKLVIIYQCKIPENNATGPFKNMATINGTEADFTLNISDKGLPDLF; encoded by the coding sequence TTGAGAAAAACAAAAAGTACTACAAGCATTATTTTAACTTTGTTCATTGTTGTTGGATTGATATCTGGAATGTTAATAAAGGTTAATGCAACAGTAAGTGAAAATACACCAGATCTAAATGTTGAAATTAATCAAGTAACAGTTAATGGTCAGCCTGCGGCAAATAATAATGCTGTAACTGTGAATGTTAATGATGAGCTTCAATTTAATTATAAAGTAACACCATCAAATATCGCAGTTAAAGATGTTAATGTTCCTACTCAAAAGGAAGTAGTATTAGTTCTAGATACTTCAGGAAGCATGAACGCTGATTTTAATGGAAATTCTACTAGTAGCGATAAAAATAGAAAAATAACATCTTTAAAAAATGCTGCTAAGTCTTTCATTGCTAAATGCACTGGTAAAAATAATATTAAGATAGGAATTGTTCCTTATTCTTATTATGCTGGATATAATAATGAAATTAAAGAATTAATGAATGTTGCAACTCAAAATGATGTAAATGAGTTGAATTCATATATTGATAATATAAAACCAGATGGGGCTACAAACCAAGGTGATGGGTTAAGAGTTGCAGGCAGGATGTTATCTGATGGAAATTCAAATGCAGCAGCTCAAAAATATTTAATATTTTTAACAGATGGGGAGCCAACTGCAACTACTTTTAAAAATGATAGTTTACCAAGCTATGGGTTAAATGAGTATGCATCTAATGTGTATACTTTTAGAAATGGAGTAGTCAACAGAAATAACTATTATTTACAATATAACCATAATAGTGAAGAAGATACAATAGATGCTTGGCGTTACAATAGTTATCTTGGAAACTACGAAGTGAACTGCGTAACTGACTTTGATGAAGATACAAACTTAAAATATATTGATTTTAATAATTCAGTAATAGCTGATATACCAACAGTATACGGAAAAATTGTAGGACAAAAATTAAAAAATGAAGTGCCAAATTTCCACGAAGCGACTATTGCTTATGGATCATCAGTAGTATCAGGAAAAACAAGTTCCTTAAAACAAGTTAATGACAGTATGGGTGGAACGTTATATTCAGCAAAGGATAGTAATACAATTGATAATATATTTAATAGTTTAGCAGATGAAATCTTGCAAGAATATACAATTGATAGTGTTAATTTAAATTTAAAGCTTCCAGACCTTTTAGAATTCACAAGTGATGAAGTAAAATTTAAATTTGATGGAAATTATCAAGTTGCACCTCTTGATAATATAAAATATAAATTGAATAGTGATAAAACTACTTATATAGCTGACCCTTTTTATGTATCTTTTAAGGTAAAAGCAAAAAGTCCAGGAGTTGTAAATGTTGGAGACACAAGTACTATATCCTATAAAAATATAAATGGTAATATAACAAATGCTATAATGCCTATAACTAGGGTAAGTATAGTAAATAATCAATTACCTTATATAAATGCAAGTTTAATTAGTCCGATACCTAATAGTGTATCTTATCCATCACAGCCTATTGAAGTAAAATATCAAATTACTACAGAGCCTTTTGAATATAATTTGAGCGCTGGACCAATTGATGAAGCAGTATTTGTTGTAGATTTATCAAAAGGGATGTTGAAAAATCCTGATGGAAACAATAATAATAAGTGGCAGATTATGCAAAATTGGTTTACAAACATATTTCTTGATGGCAGCACCTTGAGCGGTCAAAATATTAAGTTTGGAGTAGTAGGATATAATGATTCAGTTAAGCATCCAATTGAAAATGGGAATTATGATAAGCTTTTTGACAGGGTGACTGATAGAGAAGCCTTAAGAACCTTTCTTCAAGAGCCAAACAGCACATCCCATGAGTCGATTTATCCAAATGAAAATATTGATACTAGAAATATTGGATTAGCATTGAAAAAAGCTGATAATTTATTACAAAATAAAGGACAACCTAATAAAAATAAAGCAATTGTATTAATAAATTCAGGAAATGTTAATTATGAACAAGCGGATATTGATTTGATAAAAAGCAGGGGATATAAAATAATCAGCGTTGATTTGAGTGCTGATAAGGATCAAAATACTAGTTCAAATTTAAAAAGCATACATTCAGCTTTACAAGGAAGCGATGATGACTATTTTAAAAGCAGAAATGATGGGGGAAATTTCAATTTCACTCAAAATGACATGCAAAGTGTTGCAGATAGGTTAAAAGCTGGTATGAGTACAAAAACCTTAAGTATTTTTGGAGCTAAATTAAATTTTGATTTGGGAGAAAATTTTGAGGCAGTAAGTGGATTAGACGGTTCTGGCAAGGTAAGAACCGTAACGATTCCAGAAATTAAGTATACCTTAAAGCATGATGATGAAAGTGGAAAAGATTTATGGCAGCAGGATCCACAATCCTGTGAAATTACATTTACCATAAAACCTGTAGCTGGAAAAATGGGAAAATTAGAATTTGCAAGTGATAGCCAAGGAGATTCTGTTGCAAATTTAAAAAACTATATATCTTATAATGGATTAAGCAATAATTTAATAAAAAGGCATATAGAAACTCCTGTTGTAAATATAATTGACCAAGCAGTGCCTATGATTAATGCAAATGTAGTTAATCCGCCAAGTCAGGCAAAGTTGCTTAATGAAATACCTCTTGAGTATGAAGTTAAACCTGAAAAGTTTAATCAAAGTTCTGTTGCTAAGAATATTATGTTTGCATTAGATATATCAAAAACAACAGGAAATGGCAATCCAAAAGATGAACCACAAAAGATAGCAGAAGTTAAAAAAGCATTAGATGCTAATTTAAAAAATTCTCAAATTAATAATGCTAGTTATGGGATATTAACATACTCTAGAAATGCAATTTTTGAAAAATATGGGTTGACCAATGGTTTATATCCAATTAGTACTAAGCTTACTGCAACGACAAATGATGCTGCTGATCATATAAGTGTTGGAGAAAATGCTGCTATTCAAGAGTTTAAGAATGATTTTAGTCAGAAATATGTTGTTATTATATCTTCAGGGCTTTCAAATTCCTGGAAGGAAACTACAGGCTTGTTTACTACTTCAACAGTAAATAATGAAACAATTGGAGAATATAATAAAATTATTTTGGATTTAAGTCGAATTAAAAGTATAAATGAAATTGGACCAGATATTCAATATATTTTCAATCAAATAAGCAGTGCAAAATCAGAAACCTCTTATTCGATACCAACAAAATTAAAGTTTCATACTAATGGAAAATTTAGTGCTATATCAGGATTAAATAAGACATCTGATTCATGGTATGATGTTGAAACTCCAGTATTTCAAGTGAACTATAATTTGGATGGTAATGGTGATTATATTCCTGAAAAGGTTCCAAATATAAAGTTTTCTGTAAAAGCAAGTGTAACTGGAACTTTAAAATTTGGAGATTCAGATGGAGAAAATTCATATGATAATAAATTTGCTGGAGCTGTATTTTATGAAAATTTCTCAGAGCAACAAATATTTAATAGAATATCGCCACTTAGTATTGGGATAAACCAAGATGTTAAGCATGGCTTGTATCAAAATGTTGATGATGGTGAATTGTCAGTTGTTTCAGGTCAAGCTGAATTAGCTAGAGGAGCAACAGCTAAGTTAGCTGTAGGCTGTGATATAGCATCAAGTAATGTGGATATAAAATTACAGATAAATAGTAAGATTGATGCCATAAGTGATAGTAATCCTATAAAGGTTTATAAAATTGTAAATGGACAATTAGTAGAAATTAGTGGTGCTAGCTATACATTGCAAGGAAAAAGTGGTGATTATGATAATTACAGCATTAATTTGCCAGCAGGAATTAATAGTGAAACCAAATTGGTTATAATTTATCAATGTAAAATTCCAGAAAATAATGCAACAGGACCTTTTAAAAATATGGCAACTATAAACGGAACAGAAGCTGATTTTACATTAAACATATCAGATAAGGGACTACCAGATTTGTTTTAG
- a CDS encoding GGDEF domain-containing protein, translating to MSELRKIIVFLVVTLIFIYMIKINFSLLTKYGHKKRLSALLILGLGLISAGTFFDVIAFLIDIRLNDIISICFTAGAIIFGTYIILWSRYIINIITKLHKKAHNDSMTGVYNRVGFELIFREKSMEDNSFYIMVFDLDKTKRINDTLGHSKGDEYIINAANIINEEIGINGFVGRTGGDEFVAFVKNIGEEGINEIKTLIKKRVANIKNMEGTQISIGYSFGEREGNNLKDLLEVADKRMYMDKNNRKI from the coding sequence GTGAGTGAACTTAGAAAAATTATTGTTTTTTTAGTAGTAACGTTAATATTTATTTATATGATAAAAATAAATTTTAGTTTATTAACTAAATATGGTCATAAAAAAAGATTGTCTGCATTACTAATTTTAGGTTTGGGATTGATATCAGCAGGAACCTTTTTTGATGTGATTGCATTTTTAATAGATATTAGATTGAATGATATAATTTCAATTTGTTTTACAGCAGGAGCAATAATATTTGGTACATATATTATTTTATGGAGTAGGTATATTATAAATATTATTACTAAACTTCATAAAAAAGCCCATAATGATTCTATGACAGGAGTTTATAATAGAGTTGGATTTGAATTGATCTTTAGAGAGAAGAGTATGGAAGACAATTCTTTTTATATTATGGTCTTTGATTTAGATAAGACTAAGAGGATAAATGATACTTTGGGACATTCTAAGGGAGATGAGTATATTATTAATGCTGCAAATATAATAAATGAAGAAATAGGTATAAATGGTTTTGTAGGAAGAACTGGTGGAGATGAATTTGTAGCCTTCGTTAAGAATATAGGTGAAGAAGGAATTAATGAAATTAAGACATTAATAAAAAAACGTGTAGCAAATATTAAAAATATGGAAGGAACTCAAATTAGCATAGGATATTCATTTGGTGAAAGAGAAGGAAATAACTTAAAAGATCTTTTGGAAGTTGCTGATAAAAGAATGTATATGGATAAGAATAATAGAAAAATATAA
- a CDS encoding HlyD family secretion protein — MRKWIWKTSNDIDKRNKWSIKFNKKIFFLLIVILLVAGGIGLAKSGVFNQGLDKDKYTILEAGVNISKINVKGEVKSEKATGVYASTYSDANPIIKEVKVEIGDKVKVGDTLATLDTNKLESDIKVLETTIATTDAANASELKSAKATYDNALALSSDKNNENIKNAATDVNAAKLDYDNKKDLYEKNKILHDSGAITDQEFKQYEISYENAKDTYDKVTVSLNNVKAKVKLDLTVAKNNYDQAKAKVSDNSKKITLENYKKDLQNATITSPVDGVVSLKNASVGNPVSGELFEIKDENNVTITVDVKDVDIEKIKEGQRAQIKADSSYDKSIAGEVVSINSIAKAENNSSLNLNNDSNDKEATFEVKIRAKDTDSKLKIGMKAQADIIVDEKDNVYKVPTESMIKNKDNNYCIYIAEKQGKDYVVKELQITRGTETDSKTEIYGDNIKDGVIMLNSPGDYELGSVIKINEK; from the coding sequence ATGAGAAAATGGATATGGAAAACATCTAATGATATTGATAAAAGAAATAAATGGTCTATTAAATTTAATAAAAAAATATTCTTTTTATTAATAGTTATATTATTAGTTGCAGGTGGAATCGGACTTGCTAAATCAGGAGTGTTTAATCAGGGATTAGATAAAGATAAATATACAATTCTTGAAGCAGGGGTCAATATAAGTAAAATTAATGTTAAGGGTGAAGTAAAAAGTGAAAAAGCAACTGGTGTATACGCAAGTACTTATTCTGATGCAAATCCAATAATTAAGGAAGTTAAGGTAGAAATTGGTGATAAAGTTAAAGTTGGAGATACGTTGGCAACTTTAGATACTAATAAATTAGAGAGTGATATAAAAGTATTAGAAACAACTATTGCAACAACAGATGCTGCTAATGCATCCGAATTAAAAAGTGCAAAAGCAACCTATGATAATGCATTAGCCTTAAGTAGTGATAAAAATAATGAAAATATTAAAAATGCAGCTACTGACGTAAATGCAGCAAAGTTAGATTATGATAATAAAAAAGATTTATATGAAAAGAATAAAATTTTACATGATAGCGGTGCAATTACAGATCAAGAATTTAAGCAATATGAAATTTCTTATGAAAATGCAAAAGACACTTATGATAAAGTCACTGTAAGTTTAAACAATGTAAAGGCTAAGGTAAAGTTGGATCTAACAGTTGCTAAAAATAATTATGATCAAGCTAAAGCTAAAGTTAGCGATAATAGTAAGAAAATTACACTTGAAAATTATAAAAAAGATTTACAGAATGCTACAATAACTTCACCAGTTGATGGAGTTGTAAGTTTAAAAAATGCTTCTGTAGGTAATCCGGTTAGTGGCGAATTATTTGAAATAAAAGATGAAAATAATGTAACTATTACTGTTGATGTTAAAGATGTTGATATTGAAAAAATTAAAGAAGGACAAAGAGCTCAAATCAAAGCTGATTCTTCGTATGATAAGAGTATAGCTGGTGAGGTTGTTAGTATTAATTCAATTGCAAAGGCTGAAAATAATAGTTCATTAAATCTTAATAATGACTCTAATGATAAGGAAGCTACCTTTGAAGTTAAGATTAGAGCTAAGGATACAGATTCTAAGCTTAAAATTGGAATGAAAGCACAAGCCGATATTATTGTTGATGAAAAGGATAATGTTTACAAAGTGCCTACTGAAAGTATGATAAAAAATAAAGACAATAATTATTGTATATACATAGCTGAAAAACAAGGAAAAGATTACGTTGTTAAAGAACTTCAAATTACAAGAGGAACTGAAACAGATTCTAAGACAGAAATCTATGGTGATAATATTAAAGATGGAGTAATCATGTTAAATTCACCAGGAGATTATGAGCTTGGCAGTGTAATAAAAATTAACGAAAAATAA